The following proteins are encoded in a genomic region of Acidobacteriota bacterium:
- a CDS encoding helix-turn-helix transcriptional regulator, whose product MRLKILRRLSRNEASVGEIVADVGGTQANVSKHLAILLGSALLGRRKEGTRTFYAIKDPSILRICSIVCDGVERGSADTSDGPPRRRRSEPSTTAGKAIGTGDFLNPATSRVTRSSQPPLPAAQTRTKATLRDGPSPPPPAMPSLRSAGVDP is encoded by the coding sequence ATGCGTCTCAAGATCCTGAGGCGGCTTTCACGGAACGAGGCCTCGGTCGGCGAGATCGTGGCCGATGTCGGCGGCACACAGGCAAACGTCAGCAAGCACCTCGCCATCCTGCTCGGCTCGGCGCTCCTCGGCCGCCGCAAGGAAGGCACGCGCACCTTCTACGCGATCAAGGATCCCTCGATCTTGAGAATTTGCTCGATTGTCTGCGACGGCGTCGAGCGTGGGTCAGCGGACACGTCGGACGGGCCTCCGCGGCGACGGAGGTCCGAGCCCAGCACCACGGCCGGTAAGGCGATCGGGACCGGGGATTTCCTGAATCCGGCGACGTCGCGCGTCACGAGAAGCTCGCAACCACCCTTGCCCGCGGCGCAGACCCGGACGAAGGCGACGCTGCGAGACGGCCCGTCCCCCCCCCCCCCCGCAATGCCTTCCCTTCGATCGGCCGGTGTGGATCCGTGA
- a CDS encoding zinc ribbon domain-containing protein, whose amino-acid sequence MPLYEFTCEKCGATFEELVGAGLEDFGVTCPECGSEKIQKLVSRFASAGASASKGGDGGGSCGPGSGRFT is encoded by the coding sequence ATGCCCCTCTACGAGTTCACGTGCGAGAAGTGCGGTGCCACGTTCGAGGAGCTCGTCGGCGCCGGCCTCGAGGACTTCGGGGTGACCTGCCCCGAGTGCGGAAGCGAGAAGATCCAGAAGCTCGTCTCGCGCTTCGCGTCCGCCGGAGCCTCCGCGTCAAAGGGCGGCGACGGAGGCGGCTCTTGCGGGCCGGGCTCCGGCCGCTTCACGTGA